One Megalops cyprinoides isolate fMegCyp1 chromosome 4, fMegCyp1.pri, whole genome shotgun sequence genomic window carries:
- the ela3l gene encoding elastase 3 like gives MIPIVLASILFASAYGCGTPPIEPLSSRVVNGVDAHPHSWPWQISLQYLRDNEWRHTCGGSLIATNWVMTAAHCINTKLTYRVFVGKHNLLLDEPGSQAITPETLIVHEKWNPILVALGNDIALIKLSEHVTLSDQVQLACIPAAETILAHEYPCYITGWGRLYTNGPIADNLQQALMPVVDHATCTKPDWWGPALRKTMVCAGGDGVVGGCNGDSGGPLNCRNPEGVWEVHGIASFVSGLGCNYIKKPTVFTRVSAFNDWISQAMMNN, from the exons ATGATCCCAATCGTGTTGGCCTCCATCCTCTTCGCCAGCG CCTATGGGTGTGGCACACCCCCCATCGAGCCACTGTCCTCGAGAGTGGTCAACGGAGTGGACGCCCATCCCCACAGCTGGCCCTGGCAG ATCTCTCTGCAGTATCTGAGGGACAATGAGTGGAGGCACACCTGCGGAGGGTCTCTGATCGCCACCAACTGGGTCATGACTGCTGCCCACTGTATCAA CACAAAGCTGACCTACAGGGTGTTCGTCGGAAAGCACAACCTGCTGCTGGATGAGCCCGGGTCCCAGGCCATCACCCCCGAGACGCTGATCGTCCATGAGAAGTGGAACCCCATCCTGGTTGCCCTGGG TAACGACATCGCCCTGATCAAGCTTTCGGAGCACGTGACCCTGAGTGACCAGGTCCAGCTGGCCTGCATACCTGCAGCTGAGACCATCCTGGCCCACGAGTACCCCTGCTACATCACTGGCTGGGGCAGACTCTACA cCAACGGCCCCATTGCTGATAAcctgcagcaggccctgatgcCTGTGGTGGATCATGCCACCTGCACCAAGCCTGACTGGTGGGGCCCTGCTCTCAGAAAAACCATGGTTTGCGCTGGAGGAGATGGCGTCGTTGGTGGCTGCAAT GGTGATTCCGGTGGCCCCCTGAACTGTAGGAACCCTGAAGGAGTCTGGGAGGTGCACGGTATTGCCAGCTTTGTCTCTGGCCTGGGCTGCAACTACATTAAGAAGCCCACTGTCTTCACTCGCGTCTCTGCCTTCAATGACTGGATCAGCCAG GCTATGATGAACAACTAA
- the LOC118777201 gene encoding complement C1q-like protein 3: MSLHQLILLGCLSVGLAQEFMTPTTDIVAELKALKARVEKLEKEKQDTPKVAFTARLLESGKQHTGPFNIHTTLIYKDVVTNIGANYNPTTGMFTAPVKGVYFFSFTNFGYMSNGAHIGTTLYKNDEHIVSAFQYKTDNTEDVSSSAATLVLEVGDQVYVRLPSGFKVYDDAHDRCSFSGFLLFQTEDALKPCNSADHS; the protein is encoded by the exons ATGTCACTACACCAGCTGATCTTACtgggctgtctgtctgtgggacTGGCACAGGAGTTTATGACACCCACTACTGACATTGTGGCTGAGCTGAAAGCTCTGAAGGCCAGAgtggagaagctggagaaagaaaaacaag ATACACCAAAGGTGGCCTTCACAGCCAGGCTGTTAGAGTCCGGGAAACAACACACTGGTCCATTCAATATCCATACTACCCTGATCTACAAGGATGTGGTCACAAACATTGGCGCTAACTACAACCCAACCACAG GGATGTTCACAGCGCCAGTGAAAGGAGTCTACTTCTTCAGCTTCACTAATTTTGGGTATATGAGCAACGGGGCGCATATTGGCACAACCCTGTATAAGAACGATGAGCACATAGTTTCTGCATTCCAGTATAAAACTGATAATACAGAGGATGTCTCGTCCAGTGCAGCCACACTGGTGCTGGAGGTGGGAGACCAGGTCTATGTGCGTCTGCCGTCCGGCTTTAAGGTCTATGACGATGCGCATGATCGCTGCTCCTTCAGTGGCTTCCTGCTCTTCCAGACAGAAGATGCATTAAAGCCGTGCAATAGTGCAGATCACAGCTGA